In Luteimonas galliterrae, the sequence CGCCGAATACGATGCCTTGCTGCGCAGTGCGGTGGACCAGGTCGCCGGGCGCATTCCGGTGCTGGCCGGCACCGGGCACTCCAACACCGCCAAGACCATCGAGCAGACCCGACGCGCAGCCCTGTCCGGCGCCGATGCCGCCCTGGTGGTGACCCCGCCTTACGTGCGTCCCACGCAGGCGGGCCTCGAGGCCCATTACCGCGCTATCGCCGACGACGGCGCGCTGCCGGTGGTGATGTACAACGTGCCCGGCCGTACCGGCTGCGACCTGTTGCCCGAAAGCGTGGCCGGCCTGGTCGCCCACGAACGCATCGTCGGCATCAAGGAAGCGCGCAACGAGGCCGGACGCATGAACGACTGGCTGGCCTTGCGCAGCGATGGCTTCGCGGTGCTCAGCGGCGACGACCCGACCGCCTGCCGCGCCATGCTGGCCGGCGCCGACGGGGTGATCTCGGTGGCCGCGAACGTGCTGCCGCGCGCTTTCCGCCGGCTCTGCGACCTGTCCCGCGCCGGCGATGCCGCAGCGCAGGACTGGAACGCACGGATGCACGCGATCTACGATTTCCTCAGTGTGGAACCCAATCCGATCCCGCTGAAGGCGCTGCTGCAGCGATTAGGCTTGGGCCATGGCCTGCGCTTGCCCCTGCTGCCGCTGTCCGCCGCGCATGCCGAAGCGGCGGACCGCCACATGGCTGCCATACTCGAACTAGAAAACGCCTGCCGCGATTCGCTCGTGGCCTGACCCCTGCAGGAGAAACCCGATGCGTCACACGTCCACCCCGTTCCGTTACATCGCTGTCGCCCTGCTGGCGGTGGCGGTCGTCGGCGCTTCCGGCTGCAAATGGTTCCGCAAGGACAACGAGGCCTACAAGCTCAGCGCCGAAGACCGTCCGCTGGAAATCCCGCCGGACCTGGACCGCCCCAGCACCGACGCGGCGATGAACCTGCCGGCCAGCGTCACCGCTTCGCAGGTCGCCGCGCAGCGCGGCAACAACGCGGCCGCATCGCCGGTCGGTTTCAGCGTCTCGGGTTCGCGCGACGACGTGTTCAACCGCGTCGGCGAAGTCCTGACCGCGACCAGCGGCGTCACCGTCGCCAACAAGGCGCAGATCCTGGGCACCTACGACGTGGACTACGAAGGCAGCAAGTTCCTGGTCCGCATCACCCAGATCAGCGGTGGCACCTACGTCTCGGCGGTCGATCCGCGCGGCCTGCCGGCCAGCGGCGAGGCGCCGGTCAAGCTGATGTCGGCGCTGAAGGCCGGCCTGGGCAACTGACAGGGTTGCCGCGCATCGGCCGCTTCGCATGAGCGGCGCCCCGGGCAAGCGCGAAGACTGCACGGGCCGGGGCGCATTCGGCCGTATTCGGTTCTTGGCATCGGCGGCCGTTGCCGCGGTTTTGCTGGCCGCATGCCACGGTCCGCGCAAGGAAGAACCGCCGGTCATCGTGCCGCCGCCCGAGCCGGCCGAGTTCGTCTTCGCCGACAACGCCAACGACACCTGGAACACGGTCGGCCAGATCCTGGTGCGTCTGCCCGGTGTGGACTACGAAAGCCGGGCCCAGATCATGGGCCTCTACACCGTGCGTTATCGCGGCGAAACCATGCTGGTCCGCACCCAGGCGCTGGTGTTGCAGCAGCCTTCCGACGGCGTACGTACCCGCGTCTTCGCGCTGTTGCCGGACGGCAAGCCGAACACGGCCCCCGCTGCGCACGAATTGCTGGCTGAGCTCGAACGGCGCCTACCGCTGGAGATCGAGCAATACCGGACGCCGGTGAAGCTGAAAAAGCCCGGCAAAAAGTCGAAAAAAAAGCCCGCGAAAAAACGCTAGCGTTCGAGCAGCGGCAACTTGTCCGGCTTGCCTTCCCAATCCTTGGCGTCGGGCAAGCCGTCCTTGCGCGTGGTGATCACCGGCCAGGCCTTGGACAGTTCGGCGTTCAGGGCAACGAATTGCTCCTGTCCTGCCGGCACGTCGTCCTCGGGATAGATCGCGTTGATCGGGCATTCCGGTTCGCACAGCGTGCAGTCGATGCATTCGTCCGGATCGATCACCAGGAAGTTCGGCCCTTCGTGGAAACAGTCGACCGGGCACACCTCGACGCAGTCGGTGTACTTGCACTTGATGCAGTTTTCGGTGACGACGAAGGGCATGGCGGGGATCGGTCGGCTAGCCGGGCGACTAGTTTAGCGCGGACGAAGAAAAAGCCCGCGCATCGCTGCACGGGCTTCGGATATGGCGCTCCCTACGGGATTCGAACCCGTGTTTTAGCCTTGAGAGGGCCACGTCCTAGGCCTCTAGACGAAGGGAGCGATGTGGCCCGGTTATGCCGAGCCGCCGGCTGGACGGCCGGCCGCGCCCCGGTTCGGCAGCGCAGCTTGCTAGTATAGCAAGCGAGCGGATGCCGACCAGGGCAGTCCGCAGGATCGAGTCCTGAACCTGCCTGATGCCGACACCAGCCGAAGCCATTCCCACCTCTCTGCGGACCATTCCCCGCGATCAGCACTCCATTTCGCGCAAGGACATCAGTCCCAACGCCTTGCGCGTGCTGTATCGGCTGCGCGACGCCGGCTTCCAGGCCTACCTGGTCGGCGGCGCGGTGCGCGACCTGCTGGTCGGCGGCCATCCCAAGGATTTCGACGTGGCCACCGACGCCACGCCCGAGCAGGTCAAGCAGCAGTTCCGCAACTGCCGCCTGATCGGCCGCCGCTTCCGCCTGGCGCACGTGGTGTTCGGCCGCGAGATCATCGAGGTGGCCACCTTCCGCGCCAACAGCGACGACGGCAGCGGCGACCGCGAGCTGCACGAAGGCGGGCGCCTGCTGCGCGACAACGTGTTCGGCACGATCGAGGACGACGCGGTGCGGCGCGACTTCACCGCCAACGCGTTGTACTACGCGATCGAGGATTTCTCGGTGCGCGATTACGTCGGCGGCTACGACGACGTGCAGGCGCGCGTGCTCAAGCTCATCGGCGACCCGGAAGAACGCTACCGCGAGGATCCGGTGCGGATGCTGCGTGCGATCCGCCTGGCGGCGAAGCTCGACTTCAGCATCGACCCCGCCACCGCCGCGCCGATCCCCGTGTTGGCGCCGCTGCTGGCCCAGGCGGCGCCGGCGCGCTTGTTCGAGGAATGCCTCAAATTGTTCCTGTCCGGCCATGCCGCGGCCAGCTTCGAAGGCTTGGAACGCCACGGCCTGCTGCCGGCGCTGTTTCCGGAAAGCGCCGCCGCGCTCGCCGCCAACCGCAGCGGCGCGCTGCGGCGCATGCTGCTGCAGGGCCTGCGCGCCACCGATGCGCGCGTGGCCAACGACGAGCCGGTGTCGCCTGCTTTCCTTTTTGCAGTGCTGCTGTGGCCGGCGTATTGCCGGGCGTTGATCGCGCTGCAGTCGCAGGGCGTGCATGCGGCCGAAGCGCAGCGCCGCGCCGCCGACCGCGTGACCTTGCACCAGGCGTCCACGATCGCGCTGCCGCGCCGTTTCTCGCTGCCGATGCAGGAGATCTGGCTGCTGCAATCGCGCTTCTCGCAGCGCAAGCGCGTGCCGCGCTTGCTGAGCCATCCGCAGTTCCGTGCCGCCTACGATTTCCTGGTGCTGCGCCTGAGCGCTTCGGAAGAGCATGCCGACGACGTCGCCTTCTGGCGCGATGCCCAAGCCGAGGCGGGCGAGCCAGCCGCCGAGGATGAGTTCGAGATCGACAGCGATGGCGCCCCGCGCAAGCGCCGCCGGCGCCGGCGGCGCAGCCCTTCCGCCGGCTAGAGTGAAAGCGCCGGCCATCGCCTTCGTAGGCCTCGGCGGCAATGTCGGCGACGTCGCCCGCACCCTGCGCGCAGCGCGCGACGATTTGAGCGCCCTGGCCGACACGCGGCTGCTGCGCATGTCGCGGCTGTACCGCACGCCGGCCTGGGGGAATCAGGATCAGCCGGATTTCGTCAACGCGGTGGCCATGCTGGAGACGCAGCTGGCGCCGCATGCGCTGCTGGAACATCTGTTGGCGATCGAGCGCATCCACGGCCGTTCGCGCTATGCCGATCTGCGTTGGGGCCCGCGGACATTGGATCTGGATCTGCTGCTGTACGGCGATGCGGTGATCGCCCAGCCCGGTTTGCACGTGCCGCATCCGCAGTTGCATCTGCGCGCGTTCGCGTTGCAGCCGCTGCTCGAGATTGCGCCCGACGTCGCCATTCCTGGCATAGGCCGCGCGGATGCAGCGCTGGCCCAACTGTCGGACGAAGGCATCTCGGCCTTGGATCCTTGACGCCAGGCTTTTTGTAGGAGCGGCTTCAGCCGCGAGCTCTTTGGAAGCTCTGCGCCGCTGTGGAGCAAAAAAACTCGCGGCTGAAGCCGCTTCTACAAAAAAGCAGGACGATGGAATCGATCATTCCAGCCTTCGCGGTGAGCGCCCCGCTCAAAGGCGCTATCCTTCCGCCGACTCACCGGATTCGGGATACGACATGGCCATCGCCGACGACAAACCCTGGACCATCCCCGATCTGGCAGCGGCCAAGCGGAACGGCGCCAAATTGGCCATGCTCACCGCCTACGACGCCGGCTTCGCGCGCACGCTCGACGCCAACGGCATCGACCTGGTGCTGGTGGGCGACTCGCTGGGCATGGTGATGCAGGGCCACGGTTCCACCTTGCCGGTAACGGTGGACGACATCGTGTATCACACCGCCAACGTCGCGCGCGGCCTGTCGCGCGCGCTGCTGGTCGCCGATCTTCCGTTCCAGGCCGACGCGACGCCCGAACGCGCGCTCGACGCCGCCACGCGCCTGCTCCAGGCCGGCGCGCAGATGGTCAAGCTGGAAGGCGCGGGCCACAAGCTCGAGGTGATCCGTTTCCTGGTCGAACGCGAAATCCCGGTCAGCGCGCACCTGGGTCTGACGCCGCAATCGGTGCTGCGCTTCGGCGGCTACAAGGTACAGGGCCGCGAGGAAGCGGCGGCGAAGAAGTTGCGCGAGGATGCGCTGGCGGTCGCCGAAGCGGGCGCGCAACTGTTGG encodes:
- the panB gene encoding 3-methyl-2-oxobutanoate hydroxymethyltransferase; amino-acid sequence: MAIADDKPWTIPDLAAAKRNGAKLAMLTAYDAGFARTLDANGIDLVLVGDSLGMVMQGHGSTLPVTVDDIVYHTANVARGLSRALLVADLPFQADATPERALDAATRLLQAGAQMVKLEGAGHKLEVIRFLVEREIPVSAHLGLTPQSVLRFGGYKVQGREEAAAKKLREDALAVAEAGAQLLVLECVPSPLAAAITQAVPIPTIGIGAGPDCDGQVLVLHDFLGLDSGHRRPRFVKDFLTEGGSVAGAVKAYVAAVRDGSFPDAEHSYA
- the dapA gene encoding 4-hydroxy-tetrahydrodipicolinate synthase, whose protein sequence is MRLSGSITALATPFTASGEIDLDAWRRLLQAQLDGGVQAVVVAGSTGEAAALYDAEYDALLRSAVDQVAGRIPVLAGTGHSNTAKTIEQTRRAALSGADAALVVTPPYVRPTQAGLEAHYRAIADDGALPVVMYNVPGRTGCDLLPESVAGLVAHERIVGIKEARNEAGRMNDWLALRSDGFAVLSGDDPTACRAMLAGADGVISVAANVLPRAFRRLCDLSRAGDAAAQDWNARMHAIYDFLSVEPNPIPLKALLQRLGLGHGLRLPLLPLSAAHAEAADRHMAAILELENACRDSLVA
- the fdxA gene encoding ferredoxin FdxA, whose protein sequence is MPFVVTENCIKCKYTDCVEVCPVDCFHEGPNFLVIDPDECIDCTLCEPECPINAIYPEDDVPAGQEQFVALNAELSKAWPVITTRKDGLPDAKDWEGKPDKLPLLER
- the folK gene encoding 2-amino-4-hydroxy-6-hydroxymethyldihydropteridine diphosphokinase, with the protein product MKAPAIAFVGLGGNVGDVARTLRAARDDLSALADTRLLRMSRLYRTPAWGNQDQPDFVNAVAMLETQLAPHALLEHLLAIERIHGRSRYADLRWGPRTLDLDLLLYGDAVIAQPGLHVPHPQLHLRAFALQPLLEIAPDVAIPGIGRADAALAQLSDEGISALDP
- the pcnB gene encoding polynucleotide adenylyltransferase PcnB, which produces MPTPAEAIPTSLRTIPRDQHSISRKDISPNALRVLYRLRDAGFQAYLVGGAVRDLLVGGHPKDFDVATDATPEQVKQQFRNCRLIGRRFRLAHVVFGREIIEVATFRANSDDGSGDRELHEGGRLLRDNVFGTIEDDAVRRDFTANALYYAIEDFSVRDYVGGYDDVQARVLKLIGDPEERYREDPVRMLRAIRLAAKLDFSIDPATAAPIPVLAPLLAQAAPARLFEECLKLFLSGHAAASFEGLERHGLLPALFPESAAALAANRSGALRRMLLQGLRATDARVANDEPVSPAFLFAVLLWPAYCRALIALQSQGVHAAEAQRRAADRVTLHQASTIALPRRFSLPMQEIWLLQSRFSQRKRVPRLLSHPQFRAAYDFLVLRLSASEEHADDVAFWRDAQAEAGEPAAEDEFEIDSDGAPRKRRRRRRRSPSAG